The following proteins come from a genomic window of Pseudomonas sp. J452:
- the ung gene encoding uracil-DNA glycosylase — protein sequence MSVDDRIKLEPGWKEALREEFDKPYMAQLSEFLRAEKAAGKVVFPPGPLIFNALNSTPLEQVKVVIIGQDPYHGPGQAHGLCFSVQPGVPAPPSLVNIFKELQRDLNIDIPKHGCLQSWAEQGVLLLNTSLTVEQANAGSHADKGWQPFTDKVIEVVNARPGNLVFLLWGAHAQGKQKLIDATRHLVLKSAHPSPLSAYRGFLGNGHFSRTNKYLEQCGLTPIDWRLPAL from the coding sequence ATGAGCGTCGACGATCGCATCAAACTCGAACCGGGCTGGAAAGAGGCCCTGCGCGAGGAGTTCGACAAGCCCTACATGGCGCAGCTCAGCGAGTTTCTGCGGGCGGAGAAGGCGGCGGGCAAGGTGGTGTTTCCGCCGGGGCCGCTGATCTTCAATGCGCTGAATTCCACGCCGCTGGAGCAGGTCAAGGTGGTGATCATCGGCCAGGACCCCTACCACGGCCCTGGCCAGGCCCATGGCCTGTGCTTCTCGGTGCAGCCGGGGGTGCCGGCGCCGCCGTCGCTGGTGAATATCTTCAAGGAGCTGCAGCGCGACCTGAACATCGACATCCCCAAGCATGGCTGCCTGCAGAGCTGGGCCGAGCAGGGCGTGCTGCTGCTCAACACCTCGCTGACGGTGGAGCAGGCCAATGCCGGCTCGCATGCCGACAAGGGCTGGCAGCCGTTCACCGACAAGGTGATCGAGGTGGTCAATGCGCGGCCGGGCAACCTGGTGTTCCTGCTCTGGGGGGCGCATGCCCAGGGCAAGCAGAAGCTGATCGATGCCACCCGCCACCTGGTGCTGAAGTCGGCCCATCCGTCACCGCTGTCGGCTTACCGCGGCTTCCTCGGCAATGGCCACTTCAGCCGCACCAACAAGTACCTGGAGCAGTGCGGTCTCACTCCGATCGATTGGCGACTGCCGGCGCTGTAG